attcagTTTAGTTGTTCctcattaatgttttaaaaatgtctttcaTAAGAGATTTATTATCCAAGCCAAATGTTTAATAGCTTTGGACCCTGGCTTAAGTGCATGAAGTTTTGCAGAACCAGACTTACGTTATTTGACAGTTAGTTGATATATCTGACACTGAGTTTCCCGTTTGTAGGAGTACTGTATAACAGAGTACCTACGGATGAGTGGTATGTACTGGGGACTGACGGCCATGGACCTGATGAAACAGGTGGATCGAATGAACAAAGAGGAGGTGCTAAGGTTTATCCAGCAATGTCAGCATGAGTGTGGGGGTGTGAGTGCCAGCATAGGTCATGACCCCCACCTCCTGTACACGCTGAGTGCAATACAGGTACAGAGCCACTGAtaaatttttggatgtgtattattttgttatctCCCTTTAACCTATTTTGCACAGGTGgcataaatttgaattttaagacTGTCATGCACCTGTATTCTTTCCAATGTGGCATCACCAACAAgaatattaagaattttatggtattgaatgaatgtttatttatttaattggtCACATGCTGAGTACGAATACTAAATTGTAGATCCTGACAATGTACGATGCATTAGATATGGTGAACACAGAAAAAGTGGTGGAATTTGTGGTCTCACTTCAACAGGAAGATGGCAGTTTTTATGGAGATAAATGGGGTACACTTCTTATAACTGTTGTATTTTGCATtgaacaatacatgtaatagaatcCTGCCTAGCCCAGCACCTGTATACCAGGTGATATTGAGATCAGAGtccaaattttataatttaattaagaTATGTATAATTTTGATAGTGCCCTCTAAAAAAGCTATTTTGATGCAGTCTTCCTTCATAGAGCATATGAAGTTAGAcagatttcattgtttaatgttCCCAGATAGTCTCTATTCTTATTCaatgtaaagaataaaatacatgtatgttaggTTGTCTCAATATTTAAGCTATAGCTTTAGCtcctttaattttcttttgtaggTGAAGTTGACACCCGTTTCTCATTTTGTGCTATCGCATGTTTAGCTTTACTGGTAAGCAATTCTGTTGTTACTGTTTCTCCGTATCCTACATGTTCACAATTAGTGCCGATTTAAGCTATACCTGTTGATGTGTTTTAGAATAAGCTGAATGCCATTGATGTGGACCGGGCAGTGGAGTTTGTACTGACCTGTATGAACTTTGATGGAGGGTTCGGCTGTCGTCCAGGGAGTGAGACTCACTCTGGACAAGTCTACTGCTGCGTCGGAATGCTGGCAATCACTGGCCGTCTGCATCATGTGAACGCAGACTTACTGGGATGGTGGCTGTGTGAAAGACAACTTCCCTCTGGGGGCCTTAATGGTAATATCCAATTGTTtggtatatttatatgattttgtaGTTCTGTTCTGTACTTTGTTtggtatatttatatgattctGTAGTTCTGTTCTGTACTTTGTTtggtatatttatatgattctGTAGTTCTGTTCTGTACTTTGTTtggtatatttatatgattctGTAGTTCTGTTCTGTGCTTTGAAAATATTGGTTTATTTATAATCTGGGAAataatagagtaaatctttgtaCCGTTTATGTATTAAGTGgaggttttgtttttacatgtacaggGACAATTAAAATCATGACTGTGTATTTTTGACAGGGCGTCCTGAAAAATTACCAGATGTTTGCTACTCATGGTGGGTGCTAGCTTCCTTGAAGATTATTGGGAAACTTCACTGGATAGACAAAGTATgttcattatattaaaaattaaaagaccacaaaatcaaaaagacctCTGCATTACTACTAGGCCACACATCTAACATTTTCAACagatgcattttcaatatatatggctataaacatgattgtattagaaaagacactaattgaaatatttgtctaattttcagtacAAAGACCATCTTAAAccaaaactaattcaatgtaaacatgttctacaatacctgtagaacatagatgtctttggtttagagtggttcaaatagtcaaatatccattttttttatcgtatactaattactttcctatatatccctaacaaaacatgaatattttaatgatgttgtgtaagataattaagactcttaGAGCATGGTGATTGTGTAATTTgcatttctttgaatatattttaactaaatattgtacaatattgaaaaatgtttgcAAAAGGCTATATTTGAGGCCAAATCGTAAATTAAGTGCGCTATACCTCTTTGTGTTAGTAATTAAAATGTGACAAGTGACTTCAAGAATACTAACTTGTTGTTAATATCAGTAACCATTTATGTTCATGTGGTACTCTATGACTGTTTTCAGGACAAACTTATACAGTTCATTCTGGCCAGTCAGGATGAGGAGACTGGAGGATTCGCTGACCGGCCCGGGGATATGGTTGATCCCTTCCACACCCTATTTGGGATCGCAGGTCTGTCCTTGCTGGGGGAGGAGCGGATCAAGCCTGTGAATCCAGTGTTTTGTATGTCAGAGGAGGTCATTCAGAGAGCAGGCATAAGAGTGGAACTATTGTAGGAATGGTCACTGATATTCAGGGTCAGCTAGGAGCACTTTCTGTGATACTGCTGTCAGTCTAGTCAGCAAGCGTACAAAGGATCGAGATGGTTGTCAGGGGGatagacttaaaaaaaaaacatcctgCCTTTTGTAATGAATGATGGGAAGGAACTGAAGAAAAGAGTAATAGAATggatgaataaaatttgcatgCAGTCTGATGTATAGGTAGCTTCATTTTGTGTTTGTTAAAGACTATCCTCTTGCCAACCTACTGCAAGAACAGCATGTTTTGTAGTCCCAGTtgtttttttcagaaatgtgtTAGAGTTACTTACCTTGAATGATCTACATTTCACTGTTTAAGGAAATGAACAAAATGGATACTAAGTAATTATGAAATGTTATATACTTGAGCCAGCAGTAATGTTAATCTATAGGCACAATATGGTTACAATGTAATTTCCAAGTCTCATCCTCATCCAAATCATGTAACAAAGGAACTCAGCATACCTTATCGTCTACATACAACTGCAGTACTCAGCTTGCTCTTGTAGCACTTTATTTAGTGTCGGgacaaaaaatagcttttgatATTGTTgtataaattcaagttaaaaatgttattattgatctattttaaacatatgcAAGTAGTTTAACATTAATTATCACATGTCCATTTTgatgttatgttattttgttcTTTATGTGTTATAgcaaatattaataaatgttataatCAAATATATGTTCATGTTCTGTCGTAATTGTATAGATGAAGGGTATGGCTCATGCAAACTGTTTTCTACATGTAAATCTTTCAGTAATAATAATTCCATGCATTTCCTTTTTTGGAACCCTTGCTTTCACTTTGGATATACGTAAAACAATTATGCTGACATTTGGAAGTTTAACTTTTGGTACCCTTTTTCAAGTCCAATTTGGCAAAATTTTACTTCAGAGTATtcattaaaatagaaaataaggaaataatatATTAGGaataattccacagtattcGACAAGGggataattcataaaaaaaaaaaagaagaacaaATGTAGTTGATGTAAACATGAATTTATACAAATGGTATCGtacaataaaaatgtatttacaaaatatgatCAATCTGTACATAAAAATGTGATgtcattatatatatagaacAAAACAATTAAGCAGCTGACTTCTTAAATCCAACATACTCATCCCAGCCTTTCCGACACGTTTTAACGATCCAGTCGTGTTCATCATCATCTGCAAATCATAGAGATTAGCCACTTCagtcaaaaatgaaaacaaaaaaatcaggGCTGCAGTCACGATGGTAGCAGCTCCCTAGCTCTACCTATCAGCCATTAATTATAAGTCAAGGTAGCAATAACaagcattaatttattttgtgcTTTCAATACAGCCTAGATATATTACCTAGCAGAGCAATAGTAGCTGCTATGATCTTTACTGCAGCCCAGGAGAAATCCATTGTTGGAGAGAGAGTACAACTTGGAGAGACAGTACAACTATCGACAATGTTCATAATGGGGCTTTTAATATACTGACCTGCATTCCTGAGGAACTTATGGTTGTAATCTACAACCACTCTAGTTTTGGGATTGTAAAATCCATCTCCACAATCATAGCAGCCTTCAGGGATTTCCCGAGGTGGAACACGGTTTGTTAGTTGTGACCTGCCTgttaaagttaataaaaatgaatacaaaacagTGAAAGCAGTCTTTAATCTTTATGATCATCATGAGCTTTTTCTTGTCATCTTAAAAATACTTTGACACGTACCTGCTGGTTTTAAACCTTTGCATATTTCAGTGTAAAATCGTCTGTCATAGCCATCACAATATTCCCAGTTTTCTTCTTCATATGCTAATCCATCAGCAAAAGTGTATTTTCCCTATAAATACATCAAAGGAAATCTAATGctttacaaatatttgtataaacaaattttctttattaatacCACTATGTTTTTACACATTGCAACAATTTTAGAATTAACATAATCATTTACCTCCACTGCAATACCATTTTCCCAGGTAGCATCATATTTACTACCATTAGGAAAAAATAATGTTCCTTTCCCATGAAACATTCCATCTTTCATGTCACCTTCATATTTTGTTTCTGTTGGGAATTCATATTTTCCCTTCCCTTCCATTCTGAAAGtagaaaaactttaaattcttcatgtatttttttatacaataatttacCAACAAACAGGAGGGCTACACAATTaagaatcaagttttacatttgGAACTTGAGTTTATGCAGTacatttgaacgatttttaataaaaatacacatacatgtgaaagaaatgcaattaaaattgataaaagggaggaaaaaaaatagttttttggaTTGCTTTGTATAGGCATTGTTGCTTCCCATCTTAATAAATTTGGTATCTCTCTTTTTTCTGACGGgttccaaattttatttttaaaagggaAGGGGTGTCTATGGCAAAACCGGTAACTattaaaattgaattcaatAGTGACATCCGTGTATGAACTAATCTTATGTTAGTTTTATCGTCATAAACTATTACAAATACCTTTATTTGCATGTTGGTCAACATAGGCTAGAGCAAATTCGGCCAGTACTACAAATTGGCAAAGACTTTAAAACCGATTTTTGGACAACAAGGAATTATTTTCGATTATTATATTATCGCTATGACTTCTTTCTCTCTGTGTGTCATTTGTCAAGACAAGTATTTTTGAATAATACCTTCCATTCTTGTAATCGCCAGCATATTTACTTCCAGTGTACTCCATATTGCCGCTATTTGTTGTCAAGAGAAACCAGATAATAATGGAACTTAAACGATCGGAGAAAAAAATTCCGGCTTGTAAAAAAATGGCATTCGTTGCCTTgcgtttatatttgagtttgcaCAAATATATAGGCTACTTTGAAGAAGTGGGACGATTCTGACTATAATAACATGATAACACaattttgatgaattatttgTTGTAGGCGAAAATTTCCGAAggttaaatggaaaaaaaaaatatcgacgAGGTGCATTAGCACTTgggaaaaaaaaagtaaatacatgtatgttaaactATGCGCTGTATATTCCCAAATGGGCATAAGAGTTCGATTGAATAATACCAAGATTATAAAAGCTTAATTTTAGTCTGATTTATCTATTTATATCAAGTAGACAATTCAGCACCTTTCTAAAAGTTATTTCAGTGAGGAAAAGACAGTTACCAAAACTGTGGCTAATATTTCACAAGAATCCCTCAGagattattataaaaatttgtaCCAACTGATGCTTTAAAACTCAACTCattgaaaaagttttaaaactttgattccGATTCATTTTCATGCGAATCTTAAaccgtaaaaaataaaatttcttgcTGCAACCCTTCTTttgaagttatattttttttaccaatttatttataagtaaCATGTAATGATAACTgattaacatgatttgttttatatcGGCAAATGGCATGTACAGTTTATACACCTATAAttatgtaggtttttttttctttatgcatcaAAGTGAATTTCAACAATGATTATATAGTTCTCaatgtattttatgataaaatctaTCTCCAGAGGATTTTTTCCAAGTTGAATATTTGGCTGTCACGGTATTACACAATGCATTACAGACGTTGTAATTAtcgtaaaaatacatttttaatgcaaataaaaagttACTTCTTATTCTTAACAGTTTTTGTGCAAACGGTACTATCCATGCGCACGTATATATGGGAGTTCTTAAAGATGTATTTGTGCTTTTGCCAACCCTCAAATATGGATACACATTATACTCATGCatataaaataaactttaaaaacttgtCAATTAATTGAATCAGCAAAAAGTAATCAAATGTGATAGCGATCTCCTATCCATtatcttaaaattgaaaataaagtttaattagtacatgtatttttaagttttgagtTCGTTGTAACTTTGACAGCAATTGTCGGTGTGTTTTAATTGACAGCTATTTGTGAGATCTGCGTCCCCAGTACACTATGTTTTACTATGTCTCTCACTTCCACCGAATATCTGTTGCATATTTATAGAACAAATCAGCTTGCCCTGTATACGCTCTGTGATCTCCGGGGCCCGGTTTCTTGGCGGATATTGAATCTAGACGCGTTTGTCGAAATCAAATAAGTTTGTGATTACATTTTCCAGAACAGGCGGACTCAACTACATGCTAAGTCAGCATGTACGGGATCTCTAGACAGCGGAATATTGATGTTAGGCAGACAGGGGTACTCACAAGCATTGCCAAGAGAAAGGCCAACACTCACGCCAATGCGGGCCCCCGAATAACAAGTTTTGGCCATTATCTGTGCGAGGTGCACAGTGTGCAGATCGATCCAATGGCCAAGAAAATGCAATGGGATCATCTCCTGTGAAAACTTATTAATACTGAATATCAAAGCCCTCTGTAAGTCTATTAATGTCCTACAGCGAGGATCCGGCTATGTTCCATATCGTAAAGGCCTGGGAACGTCCCAAGTAAGGGATATATCAGTTCCGTCTGGCAGTTCTAATATGTTCTCATAAACAGTTGATATGTAGCTAGATGATTAAGAATTATTGAGAGCAATTTTGTTAATACACATTCTTTTAATTCGAATTTGAAGTTTCAGTTTTTAAAGTTCTGCTCAGGGGATTcgtgttttcaatattttgaggtaaaatatttgcaaaatctTGGACTGAAAAAACATGTACCagaaaattcaattaaattagATCTAATTTGGTTATGGATTCGCCATGTTTTGTATTACGTAATAAACTCCCAAGAGAATTCGTTTCTGGTTAATTAGGTTTCTGAAAGACGAAAAAAGTCTACACTTTTTACCATCAGCATTGTATAATGCTGTTCCTCGGAAAGTTGCATTGTCGGACTTCAAAAGACGTCAAAAAGTAGATGATGAAGAGAATACTATCAACTATTACGATAGGGACTATGGGCTTTTGCTATCAATCTCGAATAGAGATTGTATAATTTTTGCTGTCATTTTATTTTCCGACTTCAAAGAAGACTACGGATTGGGTGATGATTGTccatttcctctttttttttaacctttgacAAAAGGTGCCATAAACACACTTTGGATGAATAGAAACCATTTTcagttaaaatatttaacatatcttgCACCGAACAGTGTTAACCAAATTCGCCAGAGATGAAGAGTAGAAGTCAGATTAAGCGACTATTGGAATTGCTGATTGTGATATAAATCTCGCTTGAATTCTGGCTAGACTTTTTATCAGTTCAGTTTATTGGTATTATTACATAACACTTATTTTTCTAAATCCCACGCAAGCTCATTTAAGAAATACAATGTTACAAGGCCCAATATGAACCTGAGAGAAATAAGCAAGTATTCGTTTTGGGGCAAAATCGATTTAACAGACCATTCTGTAAGAGCCACAGAAATGTATCACTGGCAACCAAAATTTTGAATGTGTTTTATGTGATCTTAAAGGAAAAAGATGATATTTTgatgtttgaataaaaataaggaGAATTGTcttattaattgtaaataaaataaaaacatttttatgataaaaacaaataatacttttatctaaaaataaaacaaaatattatctgGGATGAAGGTATGTTGATACTGAAACACAGATATTTGAGTGGTCAGTGTAAAAGAGGGATTTCCACAGTGTCCAGGTGAATCAGAGTAAAGTTGAGTCATATAATTAAGATATATGTGTATGAATACAAAACCGTGTCAAAGTTCTATAAAAACAATGGAATAGACGCGGTGGGTGTCGCTGACTGGGTCATTTTTCACCACACCCTAATAATATTAAGCCGTCTCGTCACTCTGCTGTAGGGGGTGAGATTTACTGTACTTATCATAGGACTGACCGACAAGATTAGGGGAAACCAATCACTTCTTTCGCACTCTTCAAGCATTGCGGACTTTGCTGCAAATCGTGGTGTTGGTTTtttaacaactttaaaaaagtacaaaattacTGCATATTCAGCACAAAGTATTTGAAGTAAATTAAAGAAAGTTTATCTTCTCCAGAAGCTTCTGAGAAGATGGATCACTCTGGCTAGCGCCCTGAGCCATCTGACCTTGGAAAACAAGGGTTGATGGGTGTTGACCATTTTTCACCATCTGTGGGAGCCCGGGGCTGCGTCATGCTTGCTGTCGTTTTGATGACATCACTCGAGTTAAGCGTTTCGCGGACCTGTTTTTGGCGAGATGATTAACGACATTAGGGGCTCTGGCATCTAGCTGTATAGAAGTACATGTTCTGACAAATACTTCCCTGGAATACACacttatacatatacattacatTGCCAATGTACATATAAGCGaaaggaaaacaagaaataacgCTAAAAAAGATACCTGTACAAAATACCCCTCTATATAATTAACGAGAAATATACGGACATTCTCCTGTCTTATCAGGATTTTGCCGTATGGATAGGAGTTCTTGCCTTGGGAAATTTGGTATCAAAGGCTTTCAGGGTCTGTGGGGGCTTTGTCATtcgttttaataaaatgataatggCATATATCACTTGTAATAGCTTTAAAATGTCACTGTCATAATAAAAGTTGTCCAAAAAGTGAAGGGAGTTATTGGTAATCCGGGAACCGAAATGATCCACGGTTGGTTTATCGGGTCTCTAACCCTAACATAGACTTTAAGTATTTCAACAGCTGTTAAGAGAATGGCTGGCCAGtatgaacttttaaaattttcacattattattatgaacttttaaattttttacctttatattattatagatagaataaaaaagattgatttaattgttttttctaGAGTAGTAATGAATAATATTACTAGTGGTAAATTGCGTTCAAAACATagaca
The nucleotide sequence above comes from Magallana gigas chromosome 2, xbMagGiga1.1, whole genome shotgun sequence. Encoded proteins:
- the LOC105339638 gene encoding MORN repeat-containing protein 5, yielding MEYTGSKYAGDYKNGRMEGKGKYEFPTETKYEGDMKDGMFHGKGTLFFPNGSKYDATWENGIAVEGKYTFADGLAYEEENWEYCDGYDRRFYTEICKGLKPAGRSQLTNRVPPREIPEGCYDCGDGFYNPKTRVVVDYNHKFLRNADDDEHDWIVKTCRKGWDEYVGFKKSAA
- the LOC105339636 gene encoding geranylgeranyl transferase type-2 subunit beta, with product MGTPVKDIVIPDNAQKTLLLQKHADYIAAYGAKKDDYEYCITEYLRMSGMYWGLTAMDLMKQVDRMNKEEVLRFIQQCQHECGGVSASIGHDPHLLYTLSAIQILTMYDALDMVNTEKVVEFVVSLQQEDGSFYGDKWGEVDTRFSFCAIACLALLNKLNAIDVDRAVEFVLTCMNFDGGFGCRPGSETHSGQVYCCVGMLAITGRLHHVNADLLGWWLCERQLPSGGLNGRPEKLPDVCYSWWVLASLKIIGKLHWIDKDKLIQFILASQDEETGGFADRPGDMVDPFHTLFGIAGLSLLGEERIKPVNPVFCMSEEVIQRAGIRVELL